The proteins below come from a single Holdemania massiliensis genomic window:
- the ispH gene encoding 4-hydroxy-3-methylbut-2-enyl diphosphate reductase — protein MEIIPVIPRGYCKGVTQAIALARKTARENPGVPITMLGMIVHNRYVVDALKLDHIRCIEQAGKTRLELLDEINEGIVIFTAHGISEEVAQKARQKGLTCVDASCTDVKETQRLVRQAICEGADVLYIGKRHHPEAEAVLAISPRVHPVYDQESLAALSLDNEKILVTNQTTMSILEISRLMEQIRLRYPHAQFEKEICNATRIRQEAIQKLKDIDLLIVVGDPQSNNSNKLKDIAIQSGIPEVLLIETVQQLKPENYQNRGRIAVTSGASTPTYLTQQVIGYLNEVARGNTPDMPQIELDKLL, from the coding sequence ATGGAAATCATCCCCGTCATTCCCCGCGGTTACTGCAAAGGGGTTACCCAGGCCATCGCTCTGGCGCGCAAAACAGCCCGCGAAAATCCCGGCGTTCCGATTACAATGCTTGGCATGATCGTACATAACCGGTATGTTGTAGATGCCCTGAAACTCGATCACATTCGCTGTATTGAACAGGCCGGAAAAACACGGTTAGAGTTATTAGATGAAATCAACGAAGGCATCGTCATATTTACCGCGCACGGCATCAGTGAGGAAGTCGCTCAAAAAGCCCGGCAGAAAGGATTAACCTGTGTTGACGCTTCCTGTACGGATGTCAAGGAAACCCAGCGGTTAGTTCGGCAGGCAATCTGTGAGGGAGCCGATGTGCTGTATATCGGCAAGCGTCATCATCCCGAAGCCGAAGCGGTGCTGGCGATCAGTCCGCGCGTCCATCCCGTTTATGACCAGGAATCATTGGCCGCCTTGTCCCTTGACAACGAAAAGATTCTCGTCACCAATCAAACCACAATGAGTATTCTGGAAATCAGCCGTCTGATGGAACAGATCCGTTTGCGCTACCCACATGCTCAATTTGAAAAAGAAATCTGCAACGCCACACGGATTCGACAGGAAGCAATTCAGAAACTAAAGGATATCGATCTCTTGATTGTCGTCGGCGATCCCCAATCCAACAATTCCAACAAGCTTAAAGACATTGCGATTCAAAGCGGAATCCCGGAAGTCCTGCTGATCGAAACCGTCCAACAGCTAAAACCTGAAAATTACCAAAACCGCGGCCGGATTGCCGTGACCAGCGGGGCATCAACACCGACCTATCTAACTCAGCAGGTTATCGGCTATCTGAACGAAGTTGCCCGCGGCAACACGCCGGACATGCCGCAAATTGAATTGGATAAGCTGTTATAG
- a CDS encoding DEAD/DEAH box helicase, whose product MTQFNDFHLRESAQKLIELEGFTEPTAIQAAVIPAALKGRDIIGISETGTGKTHAFLIPLMEKIKPELPQVQAVITAPTRELAMQIYNRAKKMMQADSRLRVRLITGGLDREKMADSIKTQPHLVIGTPGRIKDLFLDQEVLRVDTASILIVDEADMTLEFGFLEDIDAIASRMGSHLQMMAFSATIPQGLKPFLKKYMQAPQTIKIDQETKMDPKIEHILVPCKHRSYAETLLQILPGFMPYVCLIFANTREEAAATANALRDANVPVIEIHGGLQPRQRRQAMKQLEHADHSYIVATDIAARGIDIDGITHVVSLGFPNELDFYIHRAGRTGRAGREGTCFALYQEQDERAIRLLKERGVHFEVRSFKNGQWQAQRQTDRRKMSPSQQREKEIARSLNRKKEKVKPGYKKKKAELVKQIQRKERRAMIQSEIRAQRKERYKAQQRQKREEGNDE is encoded by the coding sequence ATGACACAATTCAACGATTTTCATCTGCGGGAAAGTGCGCAGAAATTAATTGAGCTGGAAGGCTTCACTGAGCCGACAGCGATTCAGGCAGCGGTGATTCCCGCGGCATTAAAAGGTCGGGATATCATCGGAATTTCAGAAACGGGTACCGGCAAAACCCACGCTTTTTTAATTCCGTTAATGGAAAAAATAAAACCGGAGCTGCCGCAGGTTCAGGCGGTGATCACCGCTCCAACCCGCGAGCTGGCGATGCAGATTTACAACCGCGCTAAGAAAATGATGCAGGCAGATTCGCGGCTGAGAGTGCGGTTAATTACCGGCGGATTGGATCGGGAAAAGATGGCGGATTCAATTAAAACGCAGCCGCATCTGGTTATCGGAACCCCGGGCCGAATCAAAGATTTATTTTTAGATCAGGAAGTGCTGCGGGTAGACACCGCTTCCATTCTGATCGTCGATGAAGCGGATATGACGCTGGAATTTGGCTTTCTGGAGGACATCGATGCGATTGCCTCCCGCATGGGCAGTCATTTACAGATGATGGCGTTCAGCGCAACGATTCCTCAAGGCTTAAAGCCTTTCCTAAAAAAATACATGCAGGCACCACAGACGATTAAAATTGACCAGGAAACGAAAATGGATCCTAAGATTGAGCATATCCTCGTTCCCTGCAAGCACCGCAGTTACGCAGAAACGCTTCTGCAGATCCTGCCGGGATTTATGCCTTATGTCTGCCTGATCTTCGCCAATACCCGTGAAGAAGCGGCGGCTACGGCAAACGCCCTGCGCGATGCGAATGTCCCTGTGATTGAAATCCATGGTGGACTGCAGCCACGTCAGCGTAGGCAGGCGATGAAGCAGCTGGAACATGCGGATCACAGCTACATTGTGGCCACGGATATTGCGGCACGAGGGATTGATATCGATGGGATTACACATGTCGTTTCATTGGGCTTCCCAAATGAGCTGGATTTCTATATTCACCGCGCCGGACGAACAGGCCGGGCCGGTCGTGAGGGGACCTGCTTCGCGTTATATCAGGAACAGGATGAGCGGGCAATCCGGTTGTTAAAAGAACGCGGCGTACATTTTGAGGTGCGCTCCTTTAAAAATGGACAATGGCAGGCGCAGCGGCAGACAGATCGCCGCAAAATGTCACCAAGTCAGCAGCGCGAAAAAGAAATTGCGCGGTCATTGAACCGGAAAAAGGAAAAGGTTAAACCGGGATACAAGAAGAAAAAAGCTGAGCTGGTCAAGCAGATTCAGCGTAAGGAACGCCGGGCGATGATTCAGAGCGAGATCCGTGCGCAGCGCAAAGAACGCTATAAAGCGCAGCAGCGGCAGAAGCGCGAGGAGGGCAATGATGAATAA
- a CDS encoding deoxyribonuclease IV has product MNKIGCHVSMKAPEYFVGAVKEALSYNANALMIYTGPPQNTLRKPVDQLRIEEGQTLLKKQGIPLENVIVHAPYIINLGNVQNPDTFELGVRFLKQELARTAAMGARYLVLHPGSSVKASAEDGLAKIIEGLNQALEQDEHDVFICLETMAGKGSELGWNFEQLRQLREGVVKKERIAFCLDTCHIHDAGYPVAELDTVLKQWDEVIGLSLLKVIHLNDSKNIRGARKDRHANLGQGEIGFDALYQVFADPRLDGVVKILETPYVEDHAPYGLEIEMLRDGVFDPQKLDCLKAEK; this is encoded by the coding sequence ATGAATAAGATCGGCTGTCATGTTTCGATGAAAGCACCGGAATATTTCGTCGGTGCTGTAAAAGAAGCGTTGTCCTATAACGCCAATGCCTTGATGATTTATACCGGACCGCCGCAGAATACGCTGCGAAAACCGGTTGATCAGCTGCGGATAGAGGAAGGCCAAACTTTGTTGAAGAAACAGGGAATTCCTTTGGAAAATGTGATTGTGCATGCCCCGTATATTATCAACTTAGGCAATGTCCAAAACCCGGACACGTTTGAGTTGGGAGTTCGTTTTCTGAAGCAGGAATTGGCACGCACTGCCGCGATGGGTGCGCGTTATTTAGTGCTGCACCCAGGCTCCAGCGTCAAAGCGAGCGCAGAAGATGGGCTTGCTAAGATCATTGAAGGATTGAATCAGGCTTTGGAACAGGATGAGCATGATGTATTCATTTGCTTGGAAACGATGGCCGGCAAGGGAAGTGAGCTAGGCTGGAATTTTGAACAGCTGCGGCAGCTGCGCGAAGGGGTTGTCAAGAAGGAACGGATTGCATTCTGTTTGGATACCTGTCATATTCATGACGCAGGATACCCAGTGGCCGAACTGGATACTGTATTGAAACAATGGGATGAAGTCATCGGACTGTCGCTTCTGAAGGTAATTCATCTCAATGATTCCAAAAACATCCGCGGTGCCCGTAAGGATCGCCATGCGAATCTGGGACAGGGTGAAATTGGTTTTGACGCATTGTATCAGGTGTTTGCGGATCCGCGATTGGACGGCGTTGTCAAAATTTTGGAAACTCCGTATGTCGAGGATCATGCACCTTATGGCCTGGAAATTGAAATGCTGCGGGACGGTGTGTTTGATCCGCAGAAGTTAGATTGTTTGAAAGCTGAAAAATAG
- a CDS encoding transglutaminase domain-containing protein, whose translation MPKRIIMMIGLICLLISGCTVRTNPSVSLESLPIGYYQGTGYIGTQDQQLLLMNTGYGWLGKVGLYGTIQQLQEQEGTLTFVFRDEEFTLELQKQGDSYQGTLQSQDRQLTMDLTWIEPDTQALLNFSVLAPLEEKSALLANYQQFPADGQVPPYQFELGKDSEASAWLDRHQLDTILGDKTDTDLMKAALFWVCEQYDHVSNSQYRGESQFDNVGNFADDGNGLNCNNLSVLLSGILRSYGVKAVPIWCLSASEWDSDCHVIVQAYSESLDQWVFLDPTYNLMLSDDQGNYIDVEALRSILIEGQPLNANPEANYNGKPFDLENYRNYMTKNTFRFERPAFCGRFISEMVMLVPEGTNYSKNTIMTTDWEAFWVLPER comes from the coding sequence ATGCCAAAAAGAATCATCATGATGATCGGATTGATTTGTCTGTTGATCAGCGGATGCACAGTAAGAACCAATCCATCCGTTTCGCTGGAATCACTGCCGATTGGCTATTACCAAGGTACAGGATATATTGGTACTCAAGATCAGCAACTGCTTCTAATGAACACCGGCTATGGCTGGTTGGGGAAGGTTGGACTCTATGGGACGATTCAGCAGTTGCAGGAACAGGAAGGAACATTAACGTTCGTATTTAGAGACGAAGAGTTTACTTTGGAGCTGCAAAAACAAGGCGACAGTTATCAGGGAACGCTGCAGTCGCAAGATCGGCAGTTAACGATGGACTTAACGTGGATTGAGCCGGATACCCAAGCTTTGTTGAATTTCAGCGTCCTTGCACCGCTGGAGGAAAAATCTGCGCTGTTAGCGAACTATCAGCAGTTTCCTGCCGATGGTCAGGTGCCGCCGTATCAATTTGAACTGGGAAAGGATTCAGAAGCGTCAGCATGGCTTGATCGGCATCAGCTGGATACGATTCTCGGGGATAAGACCGATACGGATCTGATGAAAGCGGCCTTATTTTGGGTTTGCGAACAATATGATCATGTTTCAAATTCACAGTACCGAGGTGAATCTCAATTTGACAATGTCGGTAATTTCGCGGACGATGGAAATGGCTTAAACTGCAACAATCTTTCCGTGCTCTTAAGCGGAATCCTGCGCAGCTATGGTGTTAAAGCCGTACCGATTTGGTGTCTGTCTGCGAGTGAGTGGGATAGTGATTGCCATGTCATCGTTCAGGCGTACAGCGAATCGTTGGATCAATGGGTTTTTCTGGATCCAACTTACAATTTAATGCTCAGCGATGATCAGGGAAACTATATTGATGTTGAAGCGCTGCGCTCGATTTTGATTGAAGGACAGCCGCTGAATGCCAATCCGGAAGCTAATTATAATGGAAAACCCTTTGATTTGGAGAATTATCGGAATTATATGACAAAGAATACGTTTCGATTTGAACGGCCGGCCTTTTGCGGACGATTCATTAGTGAAATGGTAATGTTGGTACCGGAGGGAACAAATTATTCCAAAAACACGATAATGACGACGGATTGGGAAGCCTTCTGGGTGTTGCCGGAAAGATAA
- a CDS encoding class I SAM-dependent methyltransferase — translation MELRLKFDEDELNYERYRPQYPEALMKEVLQSFHLGPHSQVLEIGIGTGQATQPILDTGCSLTAVELGRKLAAFAEKKFQKAPNFQVIQGDFMDLELRENSWDALYSATAFHWLPQPQALEKVMRLLKPQGCLALFWNHPYPNRLDDCSNQINRQVYQQFCPSDQELKEFDESDLKPWTDRLIKAGFDSVQAHLYHRVRTLDIQDYIGLLNTYSDHRVLPEATRLAFEQAMAKGLQSVGGQIRIYDTLDLYLARKF, via the coding sequence ATGGAGCTGCGATTAAAATTCGACGAGGATGAGCTGAATTATGAACGTTATCGACCACAATATCCTGAGGCGCTGATGAAAGAGGTGCTGCAAAGTTTTCATCTTGGCCCGCACAGCCAGGTTCTGGAAATCGGGATTGGCACGGGACAGGCAACCCAGCCGATTTTAGATACAGGCTGTTCGCTGACCGCTGTGGAACTTGGCAGAAAGCTGGCTGCGTTTGCGGAGAAAAAGTTTCAGAAGGCACCGAACTTTCAGGTGATTCAAGGTGATTTCATGGATTTAGAGCTCAGGGAAAACAGTTGGGATGCGCTGTATTCGGCTACGGCCTTCCATTGGCTGCCACAACCGCAGGCTTTGGAAAAAGTAATGCGTTTGCTTAAACCCCAGGGATGTCTGGCTTTGTTTTGGAATCATCCCTATCCCAATCGCCTCGATGATTGTTCCAATCAGATTAATCGCCAGGTTTATCAACAATTTTGTCCGTCTGATCAGGAATTGAAGGAATTTGATGAATCTGATTTAAAGCCCTGGACGGATCGTTTGATCAAAGCTGGTTTTGATTCCGTGCAGGCGCATCTCTACCATCGCGTCAGAACTCTGGATATTCAGGACTATATAGGCTTACTAAACACGTATTCCGATCATCGGGTATTGCCGGAAGCAACACGTCTGGCCTTTGAACAGGCGATGGCAAAGGGACTGCAGTCAGTCGGCGGACAGATCCGAATCTATGACACACTGGATCTGTATCTTGCCAGAAAATTTTGA
- a CDS encoding carbohydrate kinase family protein, with protein sequence MSDVLCLGSCVLDLYAQDRKPTVGGDAANQAILLTKLGLSAACCALLGQDEEADLIRSQLKAQGVDIRWLSQRPDQITTHSFIQLDENGERQFIVTGEAHRHFTLADFPFKALPAFKVLSLGSLFTLHELEISGLLSIFQQAHAHGLTIYSDTTRDRHHKGLAGVAHLLPIIDVFMPSFEEIRPLCSRLQPDEIAEELLRYGCQTVVLKMGAAGAAVYQETQKWSCDGYPAKVIDTTGAGDSFCAGFIASHAAGLSFPQALDNGCWCGALAVQWVGANTVPLNKDTLPWPLI encoded by the coding sequence ATGAGCGATGTTTTATGCCTGGGCAGCTGCGTACTGGATCTTTATGCTCAGGATCGAAAACCGACGGTCGGGGGCGATGCCGCCAACCAAGCCATCCTTTTGACGAAATTAGGCCTATCTGCAGCCTGCTGCGCGCTGCTAGGGCAGGACGAAGAAGCAGACCTGATCCGCAGCCAGCTGAAAGCGCAGGGCGTCGATATTCGCTGGCTGTCCCAACGACCGGATCAGATCACGACGCATTCGTTCATTCAGCTGGATGAAAATGGGGAACGGCAGTTTATCGTGACTGGGGAAGCTCACCGTCATTTCACCCTGGCTGACTTTCCTTTCAAGGCTTTGCCGGCTTTCAAAGTTTTATCCCTAGGATCCTTATTTACCCTGCATGAACTGGAAATCTCCGGTCTGCTTTCCATCTTTCAGCAGGCTCATGCGCACGGTTTAACAATATACAGCGATACAACCCGTGACCGGCACCACAAAGGACTGGCCGGCGTTGCACACCTGCTTCCTATCATTGATGTTTTCATGCCGTCATTCGAGGAAATCCGACCGCTGTGTTCCCGCCTTCAGCCCGATGAGATTGCGGAAGAACTGCTTCGCTACGGCTGTCAAACTGTCGTTTTAAAAATGGGTGCGGCAGGTGCGGCGGTTTATCAGGAAACCCAAAAGTGGAGCTGTGATGGTTATCCTGCAAAGGTGATCGATACAACCGGAGCTGGGGACAGCTTCTGCGCCGGCTTTATCGCCAGCCACGCAGCGGGACTGTCTTTCCCTCAAGCCTTGGATAATGGCTGCTGGTGCGGAGCGCTGGCCGTTCAATGGGTCGGCGCCAACACCGTTCCGTTGAACAAAGACACGCTGCCCTGGCCGCTGATCTGA
- the ispG gene encoding flavodoxin-dependent (E)-4-hydroxy-3-methylbut-2-enyl-diphosphate synthase, whose translation MKKRTETRPIQVGNLQIGGQNQVIIQSMTNTKTKNVEATVRQIQQLCEAGCQIVRMAVYDQEDARAIKQIKAQVNVPLVADIHFDYKLALTAIESGVDKIRINPGNIGARENVAAVVEACKQHHVPIRIGINSGSLEKAVLEKYGRPCAEAMIESAQKHVDILEELDFHDICLSFKSSDVMLTIEAYRLAADVFPYPLHLGVTEAGTFTSSAIKSSAALGALLMDGIGDTIRVSVSADPVEELRICKQLLRCFNLIDRVPNLVSCPTCGRIQYNMIPIAEEVERFLATINADITVAVMGCAVNGPQEASRADIGIAGGKEEGLLFKKGQLIRKIPQDQIVEVLKEEILAMIQ comes from the coding sequence ATGAAAAAAAGAACGGAAACCCGCCCTATTCAGGTAGGAAACCTGCAGATCGGCGGTCAAAATCAAGTGATCATTCAGTCAATGACCAATACAAAGACGAAAAATGTAGAAGCGACAGTTCGGCAAATCCAACAGCTGTGTGAAGCGGGATGCCAGATCGTACGCATGGCAGTCTACGACCAGGAGGATGCCCGGGCGATCAAACAGATCAAAGCTCAGGTTAATGTTCCGCTGGTGGCCGATATTCATTTTGATTATAAATTAGCTTTAACCGCGATTGAATCGGGCGTCGATAAGATCCGCATCAATCCCGGCAACATCGGGGCGCGGGAAAACGTTGCGGCGGTAGTGGAAGCCTGCAAGCAGCATCATGTCCCTATCCGCATCGGTATCAACAGCGGTTCTCTGGAAAAAGCAGTGCTTGAAAAATATGGCCGGCCATGCGCTGAAGCGATGATTGAAAGTGCCCAAAAACACGTCGACATCCTGGAAGAACTGGACTTCCATGACATCTGCTTATCCTTTAAATCCAGCGACGTTATGTTGACGATTGAAGCCTACCGGTTAGCGGCTGACGTCTTTCCTTATCCGCTGCACTTAGGGGTTACGGAAGCCGGTACCTTTACTTCCAGTGCGATCAAATCCAGCGCAGCCTTGGGTGCCTTGCTTATGGATGGAATCGGCGATACAATTCGGGTATCCGTCAGTGCCGATCCGGTTGAGGAACTGCGCATCTGCAAGCAGTTACTGCGCTGCTTTAATCTGATTGATCGAGTCCCGAATTTAGTCAGCTGCCCAACCTGCGGCCGGATTCAGTACAACATGATTCCTATCGCCGAGGAAGTCGAACGGTTCTTGGCAACGATTAACGCTGATATCACCGTGGCGGTTATGGGCTGCGCCGTCAATGGGCCGCAGGAAGCCAGCCGGGCTGATATCGGCATTGCCGGAGGGAAAGAGGAAGGCCTGTTGTTTAAGAAAGGACAGCTCATCCGCAAAATTCCGCAGGATCAAATCGTTGAGGTCCTGAAGGAAGAAATTTTAGCGATGATCCAATAG
- a CDS encoding potassium/proton antiporter gives MDFNLLLILCGGVLMICILCNKLSFRLGVPSLLLFILLGMVFGSDGLFRIPFENYAFAEKLCTAALIYIMFYGGFGTRWKQARPVAKGALLLSSLGVFLTAALTGVFCHWGLGMEWQESFLIGAVISSTDAASMFSILRSKKLALKENTDSLLELESGSNDPFSYMLTVMLLTMMAGQGSPETFAWMLAKQLMIGGLSGWLCAKVGIACLNRFDFATEGFDSIFVVGLVLLTYALCSYGGGNGYLCVYLAGILMGNASLRNKRSLVHFFDGVTGLMQIVIFFLLGLLAFPSQLSSVILPALLIMAFLTLIARPVTVSLLLKPFAGSWRQTVLVSAAGLRGASSIVFAIMVTVSPAYTRYDVFHVVFCLVLLSISLQGTLLPWIARKLEMIDTGADVLKTFNDYKDDPAIEMIQLDIRSGHAWIGQSVQSLKLPGDVLLAMIRRQNENLVPHGQTIIKQGDVVIAIAPAVTEPAQLELTEMLIEEGHSWQGRRIKDLKLPPALLIMMILRDETLMVPDGNTQIAAEDVLIIHQPSNTKKRIK, from the coding sequence ATCGACTTCAATCTTTTATTAATCTTGTGCGGCGGGGTGCTGATGATCTGCATCCTCTGCAATAAGCTTTCATTTCGGCTGGGAGTGCCGAGTCTGCTCCTGTTTATTTTGTTGGGAATGGTTTTCGGCAGCGACGGATTATTCCGCATTCCCTTTGAAAATTATGCGTTTGCGGAGAAGCTGTGTACCGCAGCTTTGATTTATATTATGTTCTACGGCGGCTTTGGAACACGCTGGAAACAGGCGCGGCCAGTCGCTAAGGGAGCGCTGTTATTATCGTCGCTGGGTGTTTTTCTGACAGCGGCATTGACCGGCGTGTTCTGCCATTGGGGATTAGGAATGGAATGGCAGGAAAGTTTTTTGATCGGAGCGGTGATCAGCTCCACCGATGCGGCCTCGATGTTCTCAATTCTGCGAAGCAAGAAGCTGGCCTTAAAAGAGAATACCGACTCCCTTTTGGAATTGGAAAGCGGAAGCAATGATCCGTTCTCCTATATGCTGACGGTGATGCTTTTAACGATGATGGCGGGACAGGGCAGCCCGGAAACCTTCGCCTGGATGCTTGCTAAGCAGCTGATGATCGGCGGTTTAAGCGGCTGGTTATGCGCGAAAGTTGGGATTGCTTGTCTGAATCGGTTTGATTTTGCGACCGAAGGGTTTGATTCCATCTTTGTCGTCGGTTTGGTTTTGCTGACCTATGCGCTATGCAGTTATGGCGGAGGAAATGGATATCTTTGCGTCTATCTGGCTGGAATACTGATGGGCAATGCATCTCTTCGCAATAAACGGTCGCTTGTCCATTTCTTTGACGGCGTGACAGGGTTGATGCAGATCGTGATTTTCTTTCTGTTAGGTCTGTTGGCATTTCCATCGCAGCTGTCATCCGTGATCCTTCCCGCTTTACTGATCATGGCGTTTCTGACGCTGATTGCCCGCCCGGTTACCGTGAGCTTGTTGTTGAAACCGTTTGCGGGTTCGTGGCGGCAGACGGTCTTAGTCAGTGCTGCGGGTCTGCGCGGGGCGTCTTCGATTGTTTTTGCAATCATGGTGACAGTGAGTCCGGCGTATACACGTTATGATGTCTTCCATGTTGTATTTTGCCTGGTCTTGCTTTCAATCAGTCTGCAGGGGACGCTGCTGCCCTGGATTGCGCGCAAATTAGAGATGATTGATACCGGTGCTGATGTATTGAAAACCTTTAATGACTACAAAGATGACCCGGCGATTGAGATGATTCAGCTGGATATCCGTTCAGGCCATGCCTGGATTGGACAGTCGGTGCAGTCGCTGAAGCTGCCTGGGGATGTTCTGCTGGCCATGATTCGCCGGCAAAACGAGAATTTAGTCCCGCATGGACAGACGATCATTAAACAGGGTGATGTTGTCATTGCTATTGCCCCGGCAGTCACAGAACCGGCACAGCTGGAATTGACGGAGATGCTGATTGAGGAAGGACATTCCTGGCAGGGACGCAGGATCAAAGATCTGAAGCTGCCGCCTGCGCTTTTGATCATGATGATTCTGCGGGATGAAACACTGATGGTTCCGGATGGCAATACGCAGATCGCTGCCGAGGATGTGCTGATCATTCATCAGCCTTCCAATACCAAAAAACGAATAAAATAG